Part of the Candidatus Methanogranum gryphiswaldense genome, TTGAGGGATCGTAATGAATGATCTCAGATCGCAACAGATGTATGCGGAATCCAGTAAACTCACTCCGGGAGGGGTATCGAGTCCTGTACGTGCATTCGCACCAAATCCTCTGTTCATGAAGAGTGGAAAAGGATGCATGATAACTGATGTGGACGGTAACGAATACATCGATCTTTGCATGGCATACGGCCCTTTGATCACCGGTCATGCATGTAAGCGTGTGATGGATGCAGCTTCGGGGCAGATAGCCAAAGGCACGATATACGGTGCCCCTTCCGAGCCTGAACTGAACATCATAAAAAGACTCTGTCAGATAGTGCCATCTTTTGAGATGGTGCGTCTGGCCGCTTCTGGTACGGAATCCACCATGCATGCCATACGTTTGGCCAGGGGGTTCACTGGAAAGAACGGCGTGGTCAAAATGAATGGTGGTTTCCACGGAGCGCACGATGCGGTTCTCGTAGCTGCCGGTTCTGGTTCTGCACAGAGCGTTCCCGGTTCCAAAGGTGTGCCGTTAGATGTTGTCAAGAACACGTACATCGTAGAATACAACGATCCGCGGATGTTGAGTGATCTTCTTGAAAAGAACAAGGATATCGCATGTGTGATAATGGAACCAGTGTTGGGCAATGTAGGAGTTGTCCCTCCGCATATGAATTATCTTCGTGAGGTTAGAAAGATCACAATGGAACATGGCGTGATACTTATTTTTGATGAGGTCATCACTGGTTGCAGACTTTCGGAAGGTGGTGCGCAGAAGCTTTACGGCGTGATTCCAGACCTTACCACCATGGGTAAGATCATAGGTGGAGGTTTCTCGGCCGGTGCATTTGGAGGAAAGAGGGAGATAATGGAGAATGTAGCTCCTGCCGGAAAGGTATATGCAGCAGGTACTTTGGCCGGTAATCCGGTCAGTGCCGCGGCAGGCCTTGCACAGATAGATTATATGCGTAGCAACCAGAGATATCTTACGTTAAATCAGAACACCGACAGATTAGTTACTGCTCTGAGGGATTCGATGGAGGACCGTAAGGTCTCAGGCTGCATACAGTCCGTAGGGTCGATGTTCTCTGTTTATTTCGGGCCTAGCAGCGTTTCCAATGGGAAGGAGGCACAGAATGCAGATAGGGAAAAATTCACAAGATTGTTCGCATACATGCTCAAGCGGGGTGTCTATCTTCCCCCATCCGCACTCGAAGTGGAGTTCATGTCTGTAGCCCACGATGAAAAGTCGATCAACAGGATAATCGAGGCATTTGACGGCTTCCTGAAAGAGGAGGCACGTCAATGAGGATCGGGTCCAGAGAGAGTAAGCTCGCAATGAGGCAGACGGACATGTTCGTCAATGCCATGAGGGATGCAGGTTGCGAGGAGGATTTCAGTATCGTCGGCATAAAGGCACTGGGGGACATAGATCTCACATCTCCTTTGGATAAGCTCAATAACATCGGTGCATTTGTCAGGGAATTGGATGAGGCGATAATGAACAAGGAGATAGACATCTCTGTGAATTCTTTGAAGGACATACCTATCGATGTAAATCATAAATTGATCATTGGCGCCATAATGAGAAGGAATGCCGTCGAGGACGTGATCCTTCCATGTCGTTTAGAAGACCTTAGGGAAGGAGCAGTGGTAGGTACTGCATCAGTGAGAAGAATGGCCCTTTTGAGGTCTATAAGGCCGGATATAAAGACGGTCTCTCTTCGTGGAAACATACATACGCGGTTATCAAAATTGGATTCCGGAGAATGCGACGCGATAATACTTGCGAAGGCCGGTCTGGAGCGCATGGGTATCGATAGGCCGATGTTCACAATGGACCCAACGTACTTCGTGCCCGCACCCGCTCAGGGAGCCATAGCAATTGAATGCAGGACCGACGATACGGAGATCAGAAACAAACTCATGCTTATCGATGATAAGGTCACCAGAGAATGTGTGACGATAGAACGTTCCATTATGAGGGCGTTGGGAGCAGGATGTTCGTCGCCGGTCGGCATCAATGTAAGGAAATTGATCAAAGGATTCAATGTAAGGGCGGTATCGTTCGCATTCACGGAAGAACCTGTGAGGCTTGATGTTGTGATACCTCATGAGTATAACGACACTCAGATCCTGGCGATAGCTGATCATTTAAAAGGAATTAATAAGGAGCTGGTACTTTGACAGGAGCGGTATATCTAGTGGGGGCAGGTCCCGGAGACCCAGGCCTTATGACGATCAGAGGAATGGAACTTGTAAGGCAAGCGGATGCGGTCGTTTATGATGCATTGGCCAATCAGGATATCCTGAAAGAATGCAAAAAAGGTGTAGAGCTGATCGATGCAGGTAAACGCGGAGGGAATCACACACTCACGCAGGCTCAGACCAATTCCAAACTTGTGGAGTTGGCATCCCAAGGCAAGATAGTTGTCCGTTTGAAGGGCGGGGACCCGTTCATGTTCGGCAGAGGGGCGGAGGAAGCGGAGGAACTGAAGAATGCTGGATTGGAGGTACACGTAGTGCC contains:
- a CDS encoding glutamate-1-semialdehyde 2,1-aminomutase is translated as MNDLRSQQMYAESSKLTPGGVSSPVRAFAPNPLFMKSGKGCMITDVDGNEYIDLCMAYGPLITGHACKRVMDAASGQIAKGTIYGAPSEPELNIIKRLCQIVPSFEMVRLAASGTESTMHAIRLARGFTGKNGVVKMNGGFHGAHDAVLVAAGSGSAQSVPGSKGVPLDVVKNTYIVEYNDPRMLSDLLEKNKDIACVIMEPVLGNVGVVPPHMNYLREVRKITMEHGVILIFDEVITGCRLSEGGAQKLYGVIPDLTTMGKIIGGGFSAGAFGGKREIMENVAPAGKVYAAGTLAGNPVSAAAGLAQIDYMRSNQRYLTLNQNTDRLVTALRDSMEDRKVSGCIQSVGSMFSVYFGPSSVSNGKEAQNADREKFTRLFAYMLKRGVYLPPSALEVEFMSVAHDEKSINRIIEAFDGFLKEEARQ
- the hemC gene encoding hydroxymethylbilane synthase: MRIGSRESKLAMRQTDMFVNAMRDAGCEEDFSIVGIKALGDIDLTSPLDKLNNIGAFVRELDEAIMNKEIDISVNSLKDIPIDVNHKLIIGAIMRRNAVEDVILPCRLEDLREGAVVGTASVRRMALLRSIRPDIKTVSLRGNIHTRLSKLDSGECDAIILAKAGLERMGIDRPMFTMDPTYFVPAPAQGAIAIECRTDDTEIRNKLMLIDDKVTRECVTIERSIMRALGAGCSSPVGINVRKLIKGFNVRAVSFAFTEEPVRLDVVIPHEYNDTQILAIADHLKGINKELVL